The following coding sequences are from one Chiloscyllium punctatum isolate Juve2018m chromosome 48, sChiPun1.3, whole genome shotgun sequence window:
- the LOC140468784 gene encoding zona pellucida sperm-binding protein 3-like, protein MSDVGSVSPLQTVMVQCGEHNLLVSAQLDLFGTRHLIKAADLTLGTAGCQPTRVFPENQTVLFDYGLHECGSRLQMTEDFLVYTTHLTHVPNYPGSVIVRTNVAVVPIECRYSRKGNVSSDPIRPTWIPFSSTRSGEGHLSFSLRLMNGDWLTERTSTVYSLGDLIHIEASVSLANHVPLKLYIDRCVATLSPDKDSTPRYSIIDYNGCLLDSKAEDSFSTFVSPRDGREPDKLRFDLDAFRFYGDERSLMFITCHLRVAAVDQGDSRNKACTFQKLQNM, encoded by the exons ATGTCTGATGTTGGGAGTGTGTCCCCACTACAGACTGTGATGGTGCAGTGTGGAGAGCACAACCTGCTGGTCAGTGCCCAGCTGGATTTATTTGGAACCAGGCACCTGATTAAAGCTGCTGACCTGACCCTGGGGACAGCAGGTTGTCAGCCAACCAGGGTCTTCCCTGAGAACCAGACTGTCCTCTTTGACTATGGGCTGCATGAGTGTGGCAGCAGATTGCAG ATGACTGAAGATTTCCTGGTCTACACCACCCACCTGACCCACGTCCCAAACTATCCTGGATCTGTCATTGTGAGAACCAATGTTGCTGTTGTTCCCATTGAATGTCGTTATTCGAG GAAGGGCAATGTGAGCAGCGATCCCATCAGGCCCACCTGGATCCCATTCAGCTCCACCAGGTCTGGAGAAGGGCATCtgtcattctccctgcgtctaatGAATG GTGACTGGCTGACAGAGCGCACTTCCACTGTCTACTCCCTGGGAGATCTCATTCACATTGAGGCATCGGTTTCACTGGCCAACCATGTGCCCCTGAAGCTGTACATTGATCGCTGTGTAGCTACACTGAGCCCAGACAAGGACTCCACCCCGAGATACAGCATCATTGACTACAATGG TTGCCTCCTGGACAGCAAAGCTGAGGACTCCTTTTCAACCTTTGTGTCGCCCAGAGACGGGCGGGAGCCAGACAAGCTCCGGTTTGACCTGGATGCCTTCCGTTTCTATGGAGATGAGCGATCCTTG ATGTTCATCACCTGTCACCTGAGAGTTGCTGCAGTGGATCAGGGAGATTCCAGGAATAAAGCTTGTACTTTCCAGAAGCTGCAGAATATGTaa